DNA sequence from the Vicia villosa cultivar HV-30 ecotype Madison, WI linkage group LG3, Vvil1.0, whole genome shotgun sequence genome:
GGAGAAAGAATTGAGGACGAAATCAaagatgggaagatacaaggaacatcatctaactcttatcactcaaagaggcccacctcaaccttcactaaaaagaaggaaggggagaccaacgcAGTAGTGCATCAAGAGCCTAGACCTCCTATGTCTTACTCGCCGCAACAAAATAGATTCCTAGCGCCACAAAGGAAATTCAACCCTTTGCCCACCTCCAGAAGCGAAATACTGAAATATTTGGTAAATGAGCAATTAGCAGAACTCAGACCTATGCCACCTCCGATTCCTGGAAGAGCTACGCCCAACTTCAGAcctaatgaaaggtgtgaatttcacgccaattctcctggaCACACATTAGAAAAATGCTGGGCTTTCAggcacaaggttcaagacctaatAGAGTCTGGGGCAATTGCTTTTGACAAACCCAACGTGAAGATAAACACCATGCCTCATcatgatggcgcagtcaatgcaatagaggtAGTCACTGAGCAAGAGTTAGTTCAACAACGGAGTTCCCCCATaaatgcccttaagaggtatctactcgCAAAGGGGTTCATCCTAGAACATAACAAAGCCTTTAAGAACACCCTGCAAAGACTCGTGGATCAAGGAGTAATTCAATTTAAGGAGCATCCTGAGGAGGAGTATGTGGCCATGCTAGATAGGAATGAACCATTGATAATACCTAGACAAGGGGCAAGGAAGACATTAATCATCCCCTGCGCCAAAGCACCATTGCTGATACCCACACAAGTAcacactaggatcatcccagTCAGAGATCCATATCCGGTGGACAAAATGAAAGCGGTCCCTTGGGAATATGATTCTAGTACTAATACGGATGTGACAAACATCGTTGGGCCTGGGGGCATGACTCGTAGTGGTCGCATATTCAATACTGCAAAACCAAATGAGAACTTAGCACAAGCAAGTAATCAAGCTACTGTGGTCCCGACTGAAGAAGGCACATCCAAGGACAAAGAGACCGCTAACAAAGATGCTGAAGAGTTTTTGGCGttaatcaagaaaagtgattatagagtggtggaCCAGTTGCACCAAACTCCGTCCAAAATATCACTCCTCTCGCTGTTAGTACATTCAGAAAGACATCGAGAcgccttgatgaaaatcctgaacgCCGCCCACGTAACTAAAGACATCACTGTAAATCAAtttgatggaatggtggctaatcttaCTGCTGGGGCATGTTTAAGTTTTAGTGAGCATGAGCTACCCTCACAAGGGAAAGAGCATAACAAAGCCctgcatatctccatacaataTGGGAAAGCTCATCTATCTAGAGTCCTGATTGACACAGGGTCATcattaaacgtgatgccaaaggCCACTCTCGACAAGATAGCCTTGGAGGGTCTGGTagttagaccaagtcgtctggtgGTCAAAGCCTTCGATGGCTCACAAAGTCCGGTGTTGGGAGAGGTTGACCTACCTGTAGTAGTTGGTCCCCATacattctgcatcaatttccaagtaatgGAGATTGAACCTGCTTATACCTGCTTATTGGGACGTCCCTGGATTCATGAtgctggggcagttacctctaCTCTACATcagaaagtaaaatttgtggatgGAAACTCTATAGTGACCGTCAATGGGGAGGAGGATATATTTGTTAGCAATCTGGACTCGTACCGATACATCGAGGCTGGAGAAGAGGCATTGGAGACTTCGTTCCAAGCACTAGAGATCGCAACTGCTGTCACGCTACCAATTGAGAAAATACAAAGGGCGATAACATCCTGGAGAGACTTGCAAGACATGAAAATGGAAGGCTGGGGCAAGATTCCAGAAGTGCAAGAGAAAAGAGATCGTCTGGGTTTAGGATGACAACCGACAAAGAAGGCTGCAAAGGAAGAGCAACGATTCCCTCCGATCGCGCAAACTTTTGTCACAGGCGGATATGAGCATGTATCCATGATATCTAGCATGGAGGGTacatccaacttcatccgaaTGATCAGACCGGGAGAACAACTTCAAAATTGGACGAGCCTGGAGATACCAGAGATAGTTtctatttcaaagtaatttgttttgtcgtgtgttttatttcccattttaatcaatcaataaaaaaaaatgtcgCTCATGCCTctcccgaagcatagagttggtttgtaagggccccatttactttcaaagttaagtttattaataaaattttcgtttgcatttggtattgaaaacatcgtCTCGTTCTTGCATTTACTTTCCTAAAAAATGACAAATAACATTCTTGCATAAAACAAAAGCACAATTATAATTGCAtacaaaaaacaaaacataaacatgtgcagatcaccctCTAACATCACCGATAATAATATTGCTGAAACTCAAtgtaaactcgaggctctcgctaatcagtctgaggaaggggatgaggaagacgatgaacttccggaagaattgtcaaggctaatggacagagaatccaaaagcatgctccctcctcaagaagCCATCGAAATCATAAATTTGGGCACCGACAAAGAACCCaaggaaatcaagattggggcaacactgaacgaggacaTAAAAGCAACGCTGGTCAAACTCCTCCATGACTATGTAGAAATattcgcttggtcataccgtgacatgcctggGTTAGATACAGACATCGTCGTACATAGGCTACCACTCAAAGAGGGTTGTACACCTGTCAGAcaaaagcgcagaagagttcgacccGACATGGATAATAAAATCCGAGAAGAGGTGCTCAAGCAgtttgacgcaggtttccttgccgTAGTTGaatatccaccatggatcgccaatatagtgccagCTCCTAAGAAGGATGggaaggtgcgcatgtgtgttgattacagagatctgaataaGGCAAGCCCAAAGGACGACTTTCCACTGCCACACATAGACATACTAGTGGACAATACCGCACAAGCTTCAGTATTCTCATTAATGGATGGATTTTCtgggtataatcaaatcaaaatggctcccgaagacatggagaaaaccaccttcatgacatcttagggtactttctgttacaaggtgatgccttttggattgtgaaacgctggggcaacgtatcaacgagctatggtcacactgttccatgatatgatacaCAAGGAAGTCgaagtatatgtggatgacatgatcgcTAAGTCCTGTACTAAAGAGGAACACATCACACATTTGCAAAAGTTGTTCGAACGCTTGAAGAAGTTCAAGCTAAGGTTGAATCCGAACAAATGTACATTTGGCGTgagatcgggaaagctgttgggattcatagtaagccaacgaggcatagaggtagatcctgacaaagtgaaagccatacaagaaatgcccgttCCAAGAACAGAAAaggaggttcgtggtttcttaggtcgtttgaattacatctcaaggttcatctcacacTTAACTGCTACATGTGAGCccatattcaaattactaagataagatcaaccaatcaagtggaacgacgattgtcaagtagctttcgaaaccataaagcattatttacaagaaccaccgatactcgTGCCTCCCGTATCAGGAAGACctttgatcatgtacctcaccgtCCTCAAAAGGTCTATGGGATGCGTACTGGGGCAGCAAGACGAAactggcaggaaagaacacgctatttactatcttagcaagaaattcaccgattgcgaatctcgatattcaccgttggaaaagacatgttgcgccctagcatgggcctccaaacgtctaaggcaatatatgctgaaccattccacatggttaatatcgaggatggatcctttgaaatatgtgttcgaaaaacaggctctcacaggaagaatcgctagatggcaaatgctactgtcagaatatgacattcaatacgtcactcaaaaaacaataaaagggagtgtactggcagaacatctagctcatcagcccatcgaagaatatcagtctatgaagttcgacttccttgatgaggacattatgctagtaagagactatgaaatacctggACCCGATGAAGGACCCAAACCACGATTGGTGTGGACCCTTATGTTCAATGgagcctcaaatgcactaggacatggcataggggcagtcttgacatctcctgacaatcatcacatacccttcactgcgagattatgtttcgactgtaccaacaatattgcagaatacgaagcgtgcatattggggctagaagctgcgatcgatctaaggattaaattactcgaggtatatggggattcagcgttggtaatccaccaagtcaataaagaatgggatacgcgagatgcaaagctaatcccataccgagacctcatactggaactaatggctg
Encoded proteins:
- the LOC131659286 gene encoding uncharacterized protein LOC131659286, with the protein product MSYSPQQNRFLAPQRKFNPLPTSRSEILKYLVNEQLAELRPMPPPIPGRATPNFRPNERCEFHANSPGHTLEKCWAFRHKVQDLIESGAIAFDKPNVKINTMPHHDGAVNAIEVVTEQELVQQRSSPINALKRYLLAKGFILEHNKAFKNTLQRLVDQGVIQFKEHPEEEYVAMLDRNEPLIIPRQGARKTLIIPCAKAPLLIPTQVHTRIIPVRDPYPVDKMKAVPWEYDSSTNTDVTNIVGPGGMTRSGRIFNTAKPNENLAQASNQATVVPTEEGTSKDKETANKDAEEFLALIKKSDYRVVDQLHQTPSKISLLSLLVHSERHRDALMKILNAAHVTKDITVNQFDGMVANLTAGACLSFSEHELPSQGKEHNKALHISIQYGKAHLSRVLIDTGSSLNVMPKATLDKIALEGLVVRPSRLVVKAFDGSQSPVLGEVDLPVVVGPHTFCINFQVMEIEPAYTCLLGRPWIHDAGAVTSTLHQKVKFVDGNSIVTVNGEEDIFVSNLDSYRYIEAGEEALETSFQALEIATAVTLPIEKIQRAITSWRDLQDMKMEGWGKIPEVQEKRDRLGLG